TGTCCGACCTGGAAATTCGCCCGAACGTTCTCGTTTAGCTGATTTCTGACAGCACCAACCACATCCAGTTTCTGCCTAATGATCAACAGGGCGGTGGCAAGAGTCGCCGCAAATGATATTTCGAAAAGCTCCTTGGGTATCGACAACACTAAACTTCAGAAAATACGAACGCAATGGTGATCGCTACCAGTCTGCGGCTCACTCTCACTAAATCGTACCGGCTTTCTGGGCATTACAAAGCAAACTGTACGCCCCTTCTTGATACCAGTAAATATTTGCTACAAGTCTAACCAGGAGATCACAGTAACAAAGATAGTTCCCTACATGACGGCGGCGAAGAGGGTTTCTTGGATAACACCGAATTCGCAAAAATATTCCGATTGAAACTAGAAAATATGTTGTTTGAAATCACCGAGAACCAAGGGGTCTGCACAAGGTCGAGTGAGCAAGTCCTCGGCAATGCAGGCGTCACTTCGAGCGCTGTCAACCTCGTCCGTCCATACCTTCATCGAGGTTAAACGGTAATCGCCGAAGGCAGTTATCATTGCCACATCTGCCGCATCCCGACCATGTACCATTAGTATACGGCCAACCCGCGGTATATTGTGGCGCGGATCAAAAACATACCATTTGTTGTCCAAAAATACTTCGGCCCAGGCACAAAAATCTCCCGCACCTTCCACCTTGGCACCGATATCACTCAGATACCCGCTGGCATACCGGGCGGGTAAATTCATCGCTCGGCAAAGCGCAATAAACAAATGCGCAAAATCTCGGCAGACGCCAGTTCCTTCGCGAAAGACATCCACGGCCGTTTTTGTCGGACGACCGAACCGATATCCAAAGACAACATTATTGTGTACCCAGTTTGAAATTGCCTGCGCTCGCTCCCAACCTGGTGGCGTGTTACCAAATAGTTCCCACGCTTTCACAATGAGTTCATCGCTTTCACAGTATCTACTGGCCGTCAGGTAATACAGTAACTCGCTCGGCAGATCCCTTATCTCGTGTTGGTGCGCATTCCAGTTGAAAGGGTCAGGTTCTCCACTATCTTCCATCACACAGTCCGACCACAGGATTGTCGAACCCGCCGGCGCTTCAATGCGGGCACAACGGTTTCCAAAAACATCTGAATAGTTTTCAATTACCAATTCCGGCTCAACCCGTATACGGTCAGTACCGAAAACCGGCGGCCTGACGGAAGGGTGCGGATATAGAGCCAACAGCATCGGTGTCTGCACCGGGCATTCAATGGTCATTTCAAATCCAATACGGATGAGCATCCTTAATTCCTTTTACTTTCAACGTGAAGACACAAACTTTACAGATCCCTGTGGCCAGCATGAGCCAAAAATCTGACAACTGGACCGTCTCATCCACAATCAAACGGGAGTTCAACTTGAGACCTGCCGCGCCCGTGCTAAGATGATTGAACGAACGGTTCGGAGTCTCGAAGACGTTATCTATCGCCGCTTCGTGGGCCTTGATCTGAGGTCTGGGGATCACGTCGTGTCGAGCGAAACGATGCAACAGCAGCAACATAACCGACACGGTCTTGTCCGCTCCAATCTGAGTGATGACAGGATCATCGAAATTTTCCAAATGATATTCTTTCGTTGGCCAGTACCGGAACACACTTTTTGCAAAAGTTGCCGGATGGCCTTCTTTGGGAAACCTGCACAGATCTACTGCCGTTTCACATATTGGCAAATCAGGCTTTCTGGCAAGATCAGTATGACTTATCGCCAGAAACTTTGTCGTTATTGATATTTCTACCTTCTACGATCAAAGAGACAGGGTACACGTTCCCGCTAGAATAGCAATGAATATTATAAAAGCGGCCATTGGTCAGAAAACTGTCTGTTCCGACGTTGCGATCAAGAAGCCGGTTTTTACATCCGTAAAGGTTGTAGCTGTGCCCCTCTTCAACAGCATTCGCTAAGGCTGTGTCGCTTTCTAGGCAATTGGCACATGTTTGTTATTTTTACGATGAAACTGAGTAAATGCATCCACCAATTGGTTGCAATCAGGACCGTCCCATCAAGATCCAAAAGTGCTGTTACCATGCCGGTCGCATCAGAATATTTTTTGAGAAGTTGCGACAACTGTTCAAGGTCAATGAGCTCAGAGATAGAAACTTCAGACCGTGTATCCTCAACACCGACAACACTTTTCGACGTATGCAGTACTCACTTGATACCAATTTCCCAAGTGGAATTCATGTTTGGAAAACCATGTATTATGTTAGCAAAGTATACGCATGTTTAGTTAATGGATTTTTAATGTTAGACAACGCAAAAAAGAACCCGGTTGTCAGATCTCAATTAAATAGTTCTAAAAAATGAGGAAGATTTTTACTTTTGTTTTTTGCCCAAAAACTTATATCTAAAATGTTGTTTTCATACGAGGCTTAAGTGACCAAACTCGATCGAAAAATTTGTACGGCGCCCATGATGGACTGGACGGATTTCAGGTATAATAAATTGAAGTAATTGTTATTTTTATTTTCTGGTACTGATTTGGTACCATATGATTCTGCATCAGAAGTTTTGGTACTGACGAGCTCTCAGCTCCCAGTTCTTTACAACTAAACTATCAAAAAATCCTCCACCTTGATCGGAACTGGACATAATTAATCTCCTATCAGCGATAATAACACTTGCTCTTCCAGAACGGGGATCATTCTAAATAAGACTTCCGACTTAATTTTATTTGCCCTATAAAACATCCAAAAGGAAGCAGAGGATTTTAACCCCCAAAAGCATTCTTCTTTAAGGTCATCACAAACCTCCCACCGCACTAAATTACTGTTTTCATAGTACAAAAAAAGTTTAACGCTATCTTTAGCGTATGCTTTATTCACCTGATACGAAGTATCTCCCAATTCACCAATACTGTAGTTCACTGAATCTTGAATTACCTTCTGATAGAAATCTCTTTCAGACTGGTCCGGGTTCCTGATCTCCAGAGACTTCAATTCGGAGAACATATACCGTAAGATATTCATCAGCATTGCCTCAAAGCGCTCAACACAGACTCCACGAGAACAAAAACTTGGCATAGACGAACTAACAACTTTGAGTAGAAGCAATTTATCACTCAAAATTCGGGAAGCATCTACAGCCTTGCTTGTGAAACTTTTAGTTGTCCCATGGCTTCCAAACGCGAGAGGAGATATCCATACCTCACCCAATGGGCCGTCCGCTTCATAGCGACCTGGGAACACCACAAAGCTCCGTTTAATTCTGAACATCACTCCATTTACTTTTGCATTTAGAAAACCCGGATCGACATCATCATATCCAGGACACCTCTGAAGCGGTTTATCCTCACCGCTGTACAAAGAAGAGAAATTTTCCAGATAACTTCGACGCTTATCCCCTTTTAAATCGCAATCAACAGCAATAGAAAAATTTGTAAAAAGAAAAAACCCAATTACAGAGAGGCTCAACCTGAAAGCTAATTTGTTCATCTCACCACTCCACGACGGCCATGCCCTTGCCGTTGGGACGGACTGCGGGTTTTGACTTTTTTCCTTTGAAGACTTTTTCTTTCAGTTCCTGCGCAGTTTTCGGTAAATGGCTAGCGACAGATCCCACAACTTTATCGAACATATTTGTCCACCCGTATGAATTCAGAGGAAAATGGGCCTGATACAGCATAATCTGCTGCAGATATCAATGGACGCAAGTACTCAGCAGGTAACGGCTTATAAAAAGAATATCTTCGTTGAGTTAAAAATCTAACTAAATATTATTCATTCCCCCCGTCCGCTTTACCATACCTAAGAAAACAGCAGATCAGTACGACACTTGACACAACAAACAAAGAATAAAAAATAAAATAATACAAATATTTAAAATTATAAATCAAACCACTAACCCAAACATCAGCACCGAAAAGCACTAAATACAAAGAAAAAAGCAAAAAAGGAATAATATTTGGAACATAGGAAAGAGATTTATCCTTAATATGCACTCCAATTTTTAAAAAAAGCATAGAAATTACATATAAAAATATGAAAAACACAACAAAAAGATAAGAAACAATGGCGAGCTTAAATATGGAGTTTTCAGCCAAGTCATTCACCTGTGAACTCTCGCTGAAAATGTAATTGTGTAAATTAAATAATACTTCAGATGGCACAATAAAGAAAAAGAGATAATGAACGTAAACAAATTCAAACTCAGCCCCAAGCTGCGCATTACCTAATAAGTAAACATTGAACCAAATCGAAAAAAATAAAAAGTATACCAACTCATCTGATCTATTAACGTATAGGGAATACGCCATCGCCAATATTAAGAAAACTAGTACGTACTTCACTTCACCTCACCACTCCACGACCGCCATGCCCTATGCCATTAGGAGCTGGCTTGAGGATTTTAACTTTTTGGCCTTTCGAGACTTTTCCCTTTTATACACTTTGCTAGCAACCCTTGTATTTGTTCTTTCGACACTGTTCGGCCATAGCTCGTGCCTGAGCTTTTTGATCGGCCGTCATGACCGGATCCAGAATTTTCAGAACCTTTCCTTTCTGTCCTTTCTGAACAGCCAGGATCGTCCACATGTAGGCCCGAAGATTATCGCGAGAAGTTCCTTTTGCCAGAAGATACATAAATCCCAGATTATACTGCGCTTTCGCTAGGCCCTGTTCTGCGGACAGCTTCAGCCACTTGAACGCCTCACCAGGATCTTTTTCAAAGCCGAGACCTTCTGCATACCACACCGCGAGATAATACTGCCCGCTTGGATCACCATTAACTGCGGATTTCTTGAACCATTTACCAGCCTCCAACAGGTCTTCTGGGACCCCTTTGCCCCCCGAATACATCCCTCCAAGATGATTGAAGGCATCAATATTATTCTGCTCGGCGGCCAGATGAAACCATTTCAGGGCCTCCTCAAAATTCTGGGGAACACCGACCCCGCCAATCTCGTACAACTGACCCAGTCTCACCTGAGCCTCGGCCCGTCCTTGATCCGCCGCCAAACGGTACCACTTGATTGCTTCTTTGAGATCAGGCTTAAGGCCAATGTTATTATTAAACCAATTCGCAGGAGCTCCAGTGAGGTACAAGTTTCCCAAATTTAACTGCGAAGTCACGTCTCCTTGTTCAGCTGCAGACTTCCACCACTTGATACCTTCGTTGTAATCAGCCTTTCCGCCCCTATGCATACCTGAAACGTATAAGCCGCCTAAATAACTTTGGGCTCGAACATCACCCTTTTCAGCAGCCTCAAGGAATTCCTTAAACGCCAATTGAAAATTGAAATTTTTATACGCCTTATACCCCTTCTCATAATCTGCTAGTGAGATGTCAGATGAAATCATAAGGGATACCAAAACAAACCCAAACAAACTGATCTGTTTAACCTTCAACTCTGCAAGGCTGGCCAATTTCCGAATACTCAAACATACTCGCATTCAACATCTCCAAGAGCACTGTTCGTATGTACAGGTTTTTATCTTTACGCTTTATCCTAAATAAAGCTTCTAAGCATCCGTCACACAAATGAATTCAAGCGCATTGCTCTCCATCAGTCTCATCACGCTCAAGTAACAATCTACATGCACTGAGGATAGATCACAGTAAATCACTCGTGATAGAATTTACTGCTTTATATAATATATCTTAAAGTCAATTTCTATTAATTGTAGAAATTAAAATAAACATAGGAAGTTGATCAACAAAGTGATGGGTATTAGGGAAGGCTTTGAGAGATCATATTGATCATCACTGCAGAATGGTTGGCTTTTAATCGATTTGTGTATTGTTACCCACCTGACATAGAGCACTGATCTAAATTCAATTTCCTTTTGGTTTTCTATTCAAAAAGTAATATCTAGCTGATAGTTATTTTTTTGAGGCTCTAGTGACTAAATTAGATCGAAAAATTTGTACGGCGCCCATGATGGACTGGACGGATAAGCATGACAGGTATTTCCTGCGGCTGATTTCCTCCAAGGCGTTGCTCTATACGGAAATGGTGACGACCGGCGCAATCCTGTTTGGGGATGAGGCGCGCCATCTGGATTTTGATCCAGCGGAGCAGCCGGTAGCCTTGCAACTGGGTGGCAGTGATCCTGAGGCCCTGGCCAAATGCGCGAAAATTGCTACCGGTTACGGCTATCGGGAGATCAACCTGAATGTGGGTTGCCCGTCCGACCGGGTGCAGAACGGCAAGTTCGGTGCCTGCCTGATGGCAGAACCGGAACTGGTTGCCGATTGCGTCGCCGCCATGAAGGAAGCGACCCCCCTACCCGTCACCGTGAAAAACCGCATCGGCATCGATGATCTGGATAGTTACGATCATCTCGTAAAATTTACGGACATTATCCGCGCCAAGGGATGCGAGACCTTTATCATTCATGCCCGCAAAGCCTGGCTCACCGGCTTGAGCCCTAAGGAAAACCGGACCATTCCGCCACTTGACTATCCGCGGGTCTATCAGCTGAAGAGAGACTTCCCGGATCTTGAGATTATCATAAACGGCGGCATCCAAACGCTGGAAGAGATAGATGAACATCTCACCCATGTGGATGGTGTCATGATCGGGCGGGAAGCCTACCAGAACCCCTACTTTCTGGCGGCGATTGACCAGCGTTACTATGGGGTCTCAGACGAAGCGCCAGACCGCAAAGAAGTTGTCGAGCAGATCATTCCTTATATCGAGCAGGAAATGGCCAAAGGCGTTCCGCTTAAATCCATCAGCCGTCATATGCTGGGCCTGTTTCAGGGGCGCCCCGGCGCGAGAGCCTGGCGGCGGCATATCTCCGAAAATGCCCATCTGGATGGGGCTGAACCGTCTTTGTTGACGGAAGCTGCCTCCAAGGTTCGCTAAAGAAGCAAAAAACCCGCGAGATTTCTCTCGCGGGCTTTCTAGTGTCTTAAGGTATGGGATTATGCTGTTACAGCTTTGCGACTTTTCAGGGCAGCATCCACACTGTAAGCCGAAGCCCCTTTACCAACCAGCAGCAATAGACCACCAGTCACAGCAATATTCTTCATGAACATGATCATCTGCATCTGATCATCTGGCTGCAGATGAAAAATGAAGGAAGCAATAAACGTGAAGCCGCCAAGTGCAAGAGCGATCAGCCGTGTCTGAAAGCCGACTAGCAACAAAAGACCGCCGCCAAGTTCCAGAAGGATCACCAGCGGCAGCAGCATGCCTGGAACACCCATAGCCTCCATGTAGCCTTGCGTTCCCTCATAGCCGCCAATCTTGCTGTAGCCGGCTGGGATAAAAAGAATGGCAAGCAACGCGCGACCTGCCAGATCAATCAAAGGTTCAAATTTTTCAAACATGTCATTCACCATCCAAATTGAATTCGATGCTCTGAATATATATTCAATTTTTGGAAATAAAATTGCTATAAATTTACACTTTTGTTCTATAAAATAGACAATATGACGAAAGCACCCAAGATATCGCTGACACAATGGACCCTTTTTAACGCGGTGATGGAAGAAGGTGGATATCTAAAAGCGGCCAAAAAGCTTAACCGCAGTCATTCATCCCTTCATCATGCTGTCGCAAAACTGCAGGACCAATTGGGGGTCGAGCTTTTGAAGGTCGAAGGCAAACAGCCTGTTCTTACCGAAATTGGCGAAGTTGTCTTAAGACGCACCAAGCAGCTGGTGCAAGAGGCCCAAGATATTGAAACCCTCGCCGCCCAACTGAATAAAGGTTGGGAGAGTGAAATTACATTGGCTGTGGAGAATATCTTTCCAAAATCAAGGCTCCACCCGATCTTGAAAGCCTTTAGCGGGGATAACCGGATTTCCCGCCTGCGCATTCTGGATGTTGTCCTGATGGGAGCTGCCGAGACAATTCAAAACCGCTCAGCGGATCTGGTGATTAGCCCAATTCTACCCAGTGGCTATGTGGGAACCCCACTTCTCAGTATTGAGCTTTTTCCTTTTGCCCACAAAGATCATCCTCTAAACACGCAAGACAACCCCGCAACCCAAAAGGAGCTAGCAGCGTCCTTACAGATTGTTATCAAGGACACGGCAAGTCAGGAGACAGACAGTCGCTTTGGTTGGTTAAAGTCAGAGAAAAGATGGACAGTGTCGGATTTTTATCATGCGCGGGAAATTCTGAAGACAGGAGAAGGTTTTTGCTGGGCGCCTGCACATATTCTGGAGCCAGATGTCAGCAACGGCCTTTTGAAACCGATTGCGACTGCTGAGGAACTTTCCCGGATTGTCCCCCTCTATCTGGTGGAGCCAAAGGCTGAAACAGCAGGACCTGGCGTTCAATTACTCGCCAAGCTGATCAGGGAGAAAGCCGCGGAAAATGCGACTTCCCCCCATCATTGATCAGGTTCGCATATTGAAATGGTTATGCCCCTTCAAGGCATGATGAAGATGATGGCGATACCCATGTTCTTCTTCCCTTGAAAAGGCTTTCAATTGCTTGCGTGTATCTTTGAGGAACTCCAGAATTTCCCGAGTTTGATCAGCTAGTTCCTGGTTAAATCCAGGGAAGTTTTGAAGACCAGGTGCTGCCCGGCGGAAAATGCCGCGCTTGTGACCTTCAATAAGCTGAGTTTCGGAAAATTCTATTTTGCTGCCTGTTGTATTGATCACGACAGACCGACCGGGATCATAATCAACAGTTGTTGTGGAAACGTTGATTTCCAGCGCAAAACCGCTGAAAACTCCTGCACCACGTTGGTAACCACTTGTACTGTAACTCTCTTCAACTCGGGCGAGACGGATATCGATGGATAAAGACGCTGCATCAACAGACGTATCCTCCACCAGGTCAGCCAGAGACTGAAGTGCTGTTCCCACTACCTCTGCCAGTTCCTCTCCTTTATATCCAAAAGGTTCGAAGAAACCTTCAAGCTTTTCCTGAAGCTGAGACATCATATCGTCCGAGCTTTTCTCTCCTTCGGCAAAAGGCAGAGAAACAATCGGATTTGAATGATCCTCAATCAGGACTGCATCAAAACTGAAGGAAGCTTCTTGGGCGAGGGAGGCAGATGTATGGGAAATCCCTTGATAGGGATTGCTATAGCGCGTTGCAGATGCGTACGAGCTATAGGAAGACGAGGCAGAAAACCCCGCAATCAAATCAGACATCACTGTTACCTTTCTCTTTTCAAGAGGTATTAGGCTTCGTTCTAAAGCCTGCGAGAAAGATAGCAGTAGAGCTCTTAACCGAGAGTTAATGAACCGTAAAATTCTGATGTGCTGAGACGGGCCCTGTTTAGCCCTGTTGACCGCGATGACGCAGGAGATGATCCGCCAATACGCAGGCCATCATGGCCTCCCCTACTGGAACGGCGCGGATCCCAACGCAAGGGTCATGCCGCCCCTTGGTCACGATCTCGGTTTCCTCCCCACTTTTGGTGATTGTCGAGCGGGGTTTGAGAATGGAGGAGGTTGGTTTAACGGCAAAGCGAACCACAATATCCTGCCCTGTGGAAATACCGCCAAGAATACCGCCTGCGTGATTGCTGGAAAAACGGGGTCCCTTTTCATTGCCGGCATGCATCTCATCAGCGTTTGTCTCCCCCGTCAGGGCCGCAGCAGAGAAACCTTCGCCAATTTCAACACCCTTAACCGCATTGATGGTCATCATGGCACCCGCAAGATCAGAATCCAGTTTTCCATAAATAGGAGCGCCAAGGCCCGCCTGAACGCCAGAGGCTACAACCTCAATCACGGCGCCAACAGACGACCCGTCTTTGCGGATCCCATCCAGATAATCTGCCCATAAATCAGCAGTCACCGGGTCCGGGCACCAGAAAGGGTTATTCTCAATCTCAGCTGCATCAAACCGGCTGCAATCAATTTTATGAGCCCCAATTTGTGTGAGATAGCCTTGAATTTTCACATCAGGCCCGAGCACTTTACGGGCGATCGCACCCGCCGCGACACGTGCTGCCGTCTCCCGTGCGCTGGAGCGGCCACCGCCGCGATAGTCCCGAATTCCGTATTTAGTCTGATAGGTGAAATCAGCATGTCCCGGGCGATATTTCTCAGCGATATCCCCATAGTCCTTGGAGCGCTGATCCACATTTTCAATCATCAGGCTGATCGGTGTGCCAGTAGTTTTACCCTCAAACGTGCCGGAAAGGATCTTCACTTGATCCGGCTCCCGCCGCTGAGTTGTGTATTTGTTCTGACCAGGTTTACGGCGATCCATGAAATACTGGATCTCTTCTTCCGTAATCTCAACGAGGGACGGACAGCCATCAATCACACAGCCAAGTGCAGGGCCGTGACTCTCACCCCAGGTGGTAACCCGGAATAAATGACCAAAACTGTTATGAGACATGATGGCTACCGATCAGAATTATTCGTTATTTGGTGTGGTCAGATCAGGTGCATCAACCCGCTTCATGCCAACAATATGATATCCTGCATCCACATGATGGGTTTCACCAGAAACACCTGCTCCCAGATCGCTCAACAAGTAGACCGCAGATCCACCAACATCGTCGATTGTCACATTCCGTTTGAGGGGCGCGTTATGTTCATTCCATTTCAGGATATAGCGGAAATCGCCAATACCAGACGCGGCTAGCGTCTTGATCGGGCCTGCGGAGATGCTGTTCACCCGAATACCCTGCGGCCCCATTTCATCCGCCAGATAGCGAACGGAAGCTTCCAGACCGGCTTTTGCAACACCCATCACATTGTAATGGGGAACAACGCGTTCTGCGCCATAATAGGTCAGCGTGATCATGCTGCCCCCGTCTTTCATCAACGGTGCAGCCCGTTTGGCGACCGCAATGAAGGAGAAGCAGGAAATATCCATGGTCATCAGGAAATTATCGCGAGTGGTGTCAGAGAAATTACCACGAAGCTGGTTCTTGTCAGAATAGCCAATCGCATGAACCAGAAAATCGATTTTGCCCCATTTCTTTTCTAAAGCGTCGAAGACAGCATCCATGGAAGCATCATCACTGACATCACATTCCAGAACGGTATCATAACCTAAACTCTCCGCCAGAGGACCAACCCGTTTTTTCAGGGCCTCACCCTGGTAGGTAAAAGCAATCTCCGCGCCTTGCGCATGTAAAGCTTTTGCAATCCCCCAGGCCAGCGAATGATTATTGGCAACCCCCATAATCACCCCTTTTTTGCCACTCATCAGACCGCTTTGTCCTGTCATACCTTAGCTCTCGTTTGCTGTTTTACAGTTGGTTACCTTGTTTTAGCCCGCCCCCGTAGGCCAGTCAAAAACAAATGCCCAAAAAATAATCGACTATTTGCGTCCGAATTTGGATCTCGCATCATATTGATGGTCCCGAGACCAGTTGGAAATGAAGGTTTCCAACTCTTCATCCGGTTTTTCTGGCAAGACAACCTTTAGTTTGACCAATTGGTCCCCGCGATCGCTGCTGTCTTTCGCACCAATCCCCTTACCTTTTAACCGCAAGGTAGATCCAGTGTTC
This genomic stretch from Sneathiella limimaris harbors:
- a CDS encoding transglutaminase-like domain-containing protein, giving the protein MLIRIGFEMTIECPVQTPMLLALYPHPSVRPPVFGTDRIRVEPELVIENYSDVFGNRCARIEAPAGSTILWSDCVMEDSGEPDPFNWNAHQHEIRDLPSELLYYLTASRYCESDELIVKAWELFGNTPPGWERAQAISNWVHNNVVFGYRFGRPTKTAVDVFREGTGVCRDFAHLFIALCRAMNLPARYASGYLSDIGAKVEGAGDFCAWAEVFLDNKWYVFDPRHNIPRVGRILMVHGRDAADVAMITAFGDYRLTSMKVWTDEVDSARSDACIAEDLLTRPCADPLVLGDFKQHIF
- a CDS encoding tetratricopeptide repeat protein, whose protein sequence is MRVCLSIRKLASLAELKVKQISLFGFVLVSLMISSDISLADYEKGYKAYKNFNFQLAFKEFLEAAEKGDVRAQSYLGGLYVSGMHRGGKADYNEGIKWWKSAAEQGDVTSQLNLGNLYLTGAPANWFNNNIGLKPDLKEAIKWYRLAADQGRAEAQVRLGQLYEIGGVGVPQNFEEALKWFHLAAEQNNIDAFNHLGGMYSGGKGVPEDLLEAGKWFKKSAVNGDPSGQYYLAVWYAEGLGFEKDPGEAFKWLKLSAEQGLAKAQYNLGFMYLLAKGTSRDNLRAYMWTILAVQKGQKGKVLKILDPVMTADQKAQARAMAEQCRKNKYKGC
- the dusA gene encoding tRNA dihydrouridine(20/20a) synthase DusA — its product is MTKLDRKICTAPMMDWTDKHDRYFLRLISSKALLYTEMVTTGAILFGDEARHLDFDPAEQPVALQLGGSDPEALAKCAKIATGYGYREINLNVGCPSDRVQNGKFGACLMAEPELVADCVAAMKEATPLPVTVKNRIGIDDLDSYDHLVKFTDIIRAKGCETFIIHARKAWLTGLSPKENRTIPPLDYPRVYQLKRDFPDLEIIINGGIQTLEEIDEHLTHVDGVMIGREAYQNPYFLAAIDQRYYGVSDEAPDRKEVVEQIIPYIEQEMAKGVPLKSISRHMLGLFQGRPGARAWRRHISENAHLDGAEPSLLTEAASKVR
- a CDS encoding DoxX family protein, yielding MFEKFEPLIDLAGRALLAILFIPAGYSKIGGYEGTQGYMEAMGVPGMLLPLVILLELGGGLLLLVGFQTRLIALALGGFTFIASFIFHLQPDDQMQMIMFMKNIAVTGGLLLLVGKGASAYSVDAALKSRKAVTA
- a CDS encoding LysR family transcriptional regulator, whose product is MTKAPKISLTQWTLFNAVMEEGGYLKAAKKLNRSHSSLHHAVAKLQDQLGVELLKVEGKQPVLTEIGEVVLRRTKQLVQEAQDIETLAAQLNKGWESEITLAVENIFPKSRLHPILKAFSGDNRISRLRILDVVLMGAAETIQNRSADLVISPILPSGYVGTPLLSIELFPFAHKDHPLNTQDNPATQKELAASLQIVIKDTASQETDSRFGWLKSEKRWTVSDFYHAREILKTGEGFCWAPAHILEPDVSNGLLKPIATAEELSRIVPLYLVEPKAETAGPGVQLLAKLIREKAAENATSPHH
- the aroC gene encoding chorismate synthase — translated: MSHNSFGHLFRVTTWGESHGPALGCVIDGCPSLVEITEEEIQYFMDRRKPGQNKYTTQRREPDQVKILSGTFEGKTTGTPISLMIENVDQRSKDYGDIAEKYRPGHADFTYQTKYGIRDYRGGGRSSARETAARVAAGAIARKVLGPDVKIQGYLTQIGAHKIDCSRFDAAEIENNPFWCPDPVTADLWADYLDGIRKDGSSVGAVIEVVASGVQAGLGAPIYGKLDSDLAGAMMTINAVKGVEIGEGFSAAALTGETNADEMHAGNEKGPRFSSNHAGGILGGISTGQDIVVRFAVKPTSSILKPRSTITKSGEETEIVTKGRHDPCVGIRAVPVGEAMMACVLADHLLRHRGQQG
- the fabI gene encoding enoyl-ACP reductase FabI, whose translation is MTGQSGLMSGKKGVIMGVANNHSLAWGIAKALHAQGAEIAFTYQGEALKKRVGPLAESLGYDTVLECDVSDDASMDAVFDALEKKWGKIDFLVHAIGYSDKNQLRGNFSDTTRDNFLMTMDISCFSFIAVAKRAAPLMKDGGSMITLTYYGAERVVPHYNVMGVAKAGLEASVRYLADEMGPQGIRVNSISAGPIKTLAASGIGDFRYILKWNEHNAPLKRNVTIDDVGGSAVYLLSDLGAGVSGETHHVDAGYHIVGMKRVDAPDLTTPNNE